Within the Rosa rugosa chromosome 2, drRosRugo1.1, whole genome shotgun sequence genome, the region GGAATTCGTAATGTATATAGGTGAGCCTGAGTCTAACCAGTAAGAGTGAGATGCTATattaacaaaattaacttcTAGAGAAAAGACAGAATTTGGAAAAGACTCACCCTTCTTTATCATCCAAGCCTTGAAACCACTGCAGTCTCTCTTCATGTGCCCTATTTTCTTGCAAAAATAGCACTTAAACTTAAAAGGTTTCTCAGCTTTATGTTCTGCAGGTTTGCCAGGTACTTTAGTGGTGGTAGTCTTCTTGGCCTTAAATTTGTTCTGTTTCTTCCACTTAGGCTTCTCAACTAGGTTGACTGCAGTAGCTGGTCT harbors:
- the LOC133731489 gene encoding uncharacterized protein LOC133731489, whose protein sequence is MKDSQVVHVALQSLPNTYSNLRTSYHAQESNWDLNKLISICVVEEERIRKEGRPATAVNLVEKPKWKKQNKFKAKKTTTTKVPGKPAEHKAEKPFKFKCYFCKKIGHMKRDCSGFKAWMIKKGFNKQEDTKEK